The following coding sequences lie in one Halorarum halophilum genomic window:
- the glmU gene encoding bifunctional sugar-1-phosphate nucleotidylyltransferase/acetyltransferase, with protein sequence MQTVLLAAGEGTRMRPLTARRPKPMLPVADRPLAAHAAESAVSAGASRLVLVVGYESEPVREYFGDEFAGVPVEYAEQTDQRGTADAVRAASSQLDDGPFAVLNGDALYDERSLSTLYDAAPAVGSYRVENPENYGVLYTESRGGDTFATGVIEKPADPPSDLINTGAYVFPAEAQAWLDVGESERGELELTDVLTRACEESDVRAVPFDRWLDVGRPWELLEANEWKLGELERELLGDIHADADIRGSVVVEEGAEIDAGVVIEGPALIRSGATVGPNAYIRGATMLGDGAKVGHAVEVKNSLLMAGATVGHLSYVGDSVLGRDVNFGAGTNVANLRHDDEPVRVRVKGESTSTGRRKFGVVCGDGVKTGIDTNLNAGVVLSGGASTTPGESVLRDR encoded by the coding sequence ATGCAGACTGTCCTGCTCGCGGCGGGCGAAGGCACGCGAATGCGGCCGCTGACCGCACGACGCCCGAAGCCCATGCTCCCGGTCGCCGACCGGCCGCTCGCAGCCCACGCCGCGGAGTCCGCGGTCTCGGCCGGCGCCTCGCGGCTCGTGCTGGTCGTCGGCTACGAGTCCGAACCGGTGCGCGAGTACTTCGGCGACGAGTTCGCCGGCGTCCCCGTCGAGTACGCGGAACAGACCGACCAGCGGGGCACCGCCGACGCGGTCCGCGCCGCGTCGTCGCAGCTCGACGACGGGCCGTTCGCGGTCCTCAACGGCGACGCGCTGTACGACGAACGCTCGCTCTCGACGCTGTACGACGCGGCGCCCGCGGTGGGCTCCTATCGGGTCGAGAACCCCGAGAACTACGGCGTGCTCTACACCGAATCTCGGGGCGGCGACACGTTCGCCACGGGCGTCATCGAGAAGCCCGCCGACCCGCCATCGGACCTCATCAACACCGGCGCGTACGTCTTCCCGGCCGAGGCGCAGGCGTGGCTCGACGTCGGCGAGAGCGAGCGCGGGGAGCTCGAACTGACGGATGTTCTCACGCGCGCGTGCGAGGAGAGCGACGTCCGGGCCGTCCCGTTCGACCGCTGGCTCGACGTCGGGCGGCCGTGGGAACTCCTTGAGGCGAACGAGTGGAAGCTCGGCGAGCTGGAGCGGGAACTGCTCGGCGACATCCACGCGGACGCGGACATTCGTGGTTCGGTCGTGGTCGAGGAGGGTGCGGAGATCGACGCCGGCGTGGTCATCGAGGGACCCGCGCTGATTCGGTCGGGCGCGACCGTCGGGCCGAACGCGTACATCCGGGGGGCGACGATGCTCGGCGATGGCGCGAAGGTGGGCCACGCGGTCGAGGTGAAGAACAGCCTCCTGATGGCTGGCGCGACGGTCGGCCACCTCTCGTACGTCGGCGACAGCGTGCTCGGGCGCGACGTGAACTTCGGCGCGGGGACGAACGTCGCGAACCTGAGGCACGACGACGAGCCGGTGCGCGTGCGCGTCAAGGGCGAGTCGACCTCGACGGGTCGCCGGAAGTTCGGCGTCGTTTGTGGCGACGGGGTGAAGACGGGCATCGACACGAACCTGAACGCCGGCGTCGTGCTGAGCGGGGGCGCGTCGACGACGCCCGGCGAGTCGGTGCTGCGGGATCGGTAG
- the glmS gene encoding glutamine--fructose-6-phosphate transaminase (isomerizing) encodes MCGIIGVVGRGDETLDVVLDGLSTLEYRGYDSAGVALSNGTLDVVKRSGELSNLREAIDAGESVPGGSVGIGHTRWSTHGPPTDANAHPHTDESGRVAVVHNGIIENYRALRDELEAEGVAFESETDTEVVPHLVARALDEGLEPEAAVRDAVERLDGSYAIAVVVAGEERVFAARNDSPLVLGVAEDATYLGSDVPAFLEHTRDVVYLDDGEFAVLSADGWRVTDADGGRVEKEVTTVEWSAEQTGKSGYDHFMLKEINEQPTALRQGLSGRLDELAGRVTVEELSDVETPGRVEFVACGTSYHAALFGVEALRAADIPAQAFLASEYATGPAPVRDDTLVVGVTQSGETADTLSALREARARGAETLAVTNVVDSSAARECDHVLYIRSGPEIGVAATKTFSSQLVALTLFTATLAERGGEDARELVAALRDLPNHLQHVLDESRAADVVEEYLDSEAYFFIGRGPAFPVALEGALKFKEITYEHAEGFASGELKHGPLALVTANTPVFAVVTGDDERARKTIGNVKEVEARDAPVVAVTDGASDVERYADDVLEIPETHPRTAPVLTNAQLQLVAYHMANRLGRAIDKPRNLAKSVTVE; translated from the coding sequence ATGTGCGGCATCATCGGCGTCGTCGGCCGCGGCGACGAGACGCTCGACGTGGTGCTCGACGGGCTCTCGACGCTGGAGTACCGCGGTTACGACTCCGCGGGCGTCGCGCTCTCGAACGGGACGCTCGACGTGGTGAAACGGTCGGGCGAACTATCGAACCTCCGCGAGGCCATCGACGCGGGCGAGTCGGTCCCCGGGGGCTCGGTCGGTATCGGCCACACCCGGTGGAGCACCCACGGCCCGCCGACGGACGCGAATGCGCACCCGCACACCGACGAGTCCGGTCGGGTCGCGGTGGTGCACAACGGCATCATCGAGAACTACCGGGCGCTCCGCGACGAACTCGAGGCCGAGGGCGTTGCGTTCGAGAGCGAGACGGACACGGAGGTCGTCCCGCACCTCGTCGCTCGCGCGCTGGACGAGGGGCTGGAGCCCGAGGCGGCGGTCCGCGACGCGGTTGAACGGCTCGACGGGAGCTACGCGATCGCCGTCGTCGTCGCCGGCGAGGAGCGCGTCTTCGCCGCCCGGAACGACTCGCCGCTGGTGCTGGGCGTCGCCGAGGACGCCACCTACCTCGGGAGCGACGTGCCGGCGTTCCTCGAACACACGCGCGACGTCGTCTACCTCGACGACGGCGAGTTCGCGGTCCTCTCGGCCGACGGCTGGCGCGTGACCGACGCCGACGGCGGCCGGGTCGAGAAGGAGGTGACCACCGTGGAGTGGAGCGCCGAGCAGACCGGCAAGAGCGGCTACGACCACTTCATGCTGAAGGAGATCAACGAGCAGCCGACCGCGCTCCGGCAGGGGCTCAGCGGCCGGCTCGACGAGCTCGCGGGGCGGGTCACCGTCGAGGAGCTCTCGGACGTGGAGACGCCCGGCCGGGTGGAGTTCGTCGCCTGCGGGACCTCCTACCACGCGGCGCTGTTCGGAGTCGAGGCGCTGCGCGCGGCGGACATCCCGGCCCAAGCGTTCCTCGCGAGCGAGTATGCGACCGGCCCCGCGCCCGTCCGTGACGACACGCTCGTCGTCGGCGTGACCCAGAGCGGGGAGACGGCGGACACGCTGTCGGCGCTCCGGGAGGCGCGTGCGCGCGGCGCGGAGACGCTCGCGGTCACGAACGTGGTCGACTCCAGCGCGGCGCGGGAGTGCGACCACGTGCTGTACATCCGTTCGGGCCCCGAGATCGGCGTGGCGGCGACGAAGACGTTCTCCTCGCAGCTCGTCGCGCTCACGCTCTTCACGGCGACGCTCGCTGAGCGCGGCGGCGAGGACGCCCGCGAACTCGTCGCGGCGCTGCGCGACCTGCCCAACCACCTCCAGCACGTGCTCGACGAGTCGCGCGCGGCGGACGTCGTGGAGGAGTACCTCGACTCCGAGGCGTACTTCTTCATCGGCCGCGGGCCGGCCTTCCCCGTGGCGCTGGAGGGGGCGCTCAAGTTCAAGGAGATCACCTACGAGCACGCCGAGGGGTTCGCGTCGGGCGAGCTGAAACACGGGCCGCTCGCGCTCGTCACCGCGAACACCCCCGTGTTCGCGGTCGTCACGGGCGACGACGAGCGGGCGCGCAAGACCATCGGGAACGTGAAGGAGGTCGAGGCGCGCGACGCGCCGGTCGTCGCGGTCACCGACGGCGCCTCGGACGTCGAGCGGTACGCCGACGACGTGCTGGAGATTCCCGAGACCCACCCGCGAACGGCACCGGTACTCACGAACGCGCAGCTCCAGCTCGTCGCCTACCACATGGCGAACCGGCTCGGACGGGCGATCGACAAGCCGCGCAACCTGGCCAAGAGCGTGACGGTGGAGTGA